The genomic window ATAGATGCGAACACTCTGAGTGGCTATTACAAATATGTTTTCCCTTCTATGATCGAGCCTCCGGCTCAAATAGCTAACGAAACTATCGCAGAAAATATTTCTACAGACGACTCAAACAAGCAAGAGAACCTCGCCTCTGACCAGTTCGACCTTATTCTGCGAGATTCGATGGTTATAGTCAAAACCGTAGTCGCGCCGTCGTTTCCTATCAAAGCGTACGGCAAAGTAACTGATGCGACTGTGTTGCTCAGGCTGTTTGTGAATAGCTATGGGTTTGCAGATTCGGCGCAGGCTGTGTTTTGTTCTGTGCCCGATATGGGATTTGAGCAAGCCGCAATCTCAGCGGCGAAAACTCAACAACCTCAGTTTGAGGTGCAAGACAGACAGGCTTATGTCGGCTTTCACTCATCAATATTCCAGCACCGGACAAGGCCAATATCGGAGTCGGTAGCTGGTAAACCGAAGACCCTGCCAAAGAACTGTGGTCAACGGCGTTGAGTATCCGGACGTTGATGAGTTCGTTCCAGTCGATGTCCAGGCTGAGATGACTCACGAAGAAGGGCCAGATTATCCTCGATTGGCTCGTCAGGCCGAAATCCAAGGCGCAGTCTGGGTCACCGTACTTGTCGGTGAAGACGGTAAAGTGATAGAGAAGAGACTATATAAGTCGAGCGGCACA from Candidatus Zixiibacteriota bacterium includes these protein-coding regions:
- a CDS encoding energy transducer TonB yields the protein MVNGVEYPDVDEFVPVDVQAEMTHEEGPDYPRLARQAEIQGAVWVTVLVGEDGKVIEKRLYKSSGTTALDDAALAVADKNRFNPALKDGHPVAVWVKYKVKFSLGY